The Hemiscyllium ocellatum isolate sHemOce1 chromosome 31, sHemOce1.pat.X.cur, whole genome shotgun sequence sequence TTGGACATTGTGAACAGTTCCTTCCCTTTCAGCTTGTTACCctgtcctcccctccccatcccacttGCTGTACTTTCCACTGTTCTGCCAGTCTCACATTCCAATCTGAAAGTACCTTACTCCACTTGCAGCACCCActgccctcaccaccaccaccacaaccccCCCGAACTGGGATAGAAATGCTGCCCCCTCTACACTTCACCAGCTCTGACGAAGAGTCATCGCTTGCTCTCTCCAAGGGTGCtgtctgtgatctccagcattttgtttttgttttcagtacagattccagcgtctgcagtcgtTTGTTCCTACATTTGGTCTCCAGCTCACACCGGGGGCATCCGACAGCAAAACAAAAGCTTGGACTTTTTACTCACAGCGACCTGTGTTCATTCCGAATGTATACAACCAGCAGAGGTTCACATTTTCGGAAGAGGCTTTTTAATAATTATTTAGGGAAAGTGTCAGCCAACTTTGGAGAGGTTTGTTTTTCTGAGCCTGAATGATAAAGATTCTAGGGCATTCGAAGCATTCAAAAGGATGCTGGGTTAGATTTATAACAGTTTGGGTGAAAAGCAGGGATTTCGAAGCTCATTTGAAGAGCGGGCTGCTCAAGGGACAGTTACAGCGAggcggagagagagagttaaAACAAGTTACTCGGGGCTGAAGGCAATCAGTGGCTTACACAAGCTGCCAGGGCTTGGGGAGGGGCAGTTATGAAGCTCTCTGTGAGGTACATTCGACCCTTGAAAAAACGTGGCTGaagatccggtttcctcccaaagatgtgcaggtcaggtgaattggccgtgttaaactacccgtagtgttagtggcattagtcagagggaaatgggactgtgtgggttactcttgggagggtgagtgtggactggtcgggccgaagggcctgtttccaccctgtagggaatctaatccaatctaggTGGCGGGTGAGAGAAAGTTGCACTCACCATGATGGAGTAGACCAGCGCCACGATGTTGATGGGCCAGATGGGGCAGAAGCAGGAGACGATAGCCAACAGCAGGTAGTCTCTGGGTGGCGACTGGTCCTGGCCGCTGGTAGTGACGGTGGACGATGCTCTGCCCAGGCTGACCCGGGATGGGGAGGCCGGGGGCACTCCGATCTTGGACATGGACTCGGAGGAGAAGCTAGCCACGCCGTGGCCATTCGGCTCGCTCTCCGCCTTCTTGCCGCTCGGGGGGCTGGCGGGGAACGCCTTGGAGTCTTTGATGCCGTTGCCCAGGTTGGTTGCGGAGATGTTGAGGAGTTTCTCGGTCTCCTGGTGCTCCTTGGTCGAGGCCGTGTGTCCTGATCCGCCCAAATTGTCGAAGGCGGCATCCTCGTTTAGCGCCATTTCCCACTCtctggtctctgtctctctcaagaAGCGCCAAGTTTCTGGCAAGAAATGTTACAATTTCATCTTCGGACGGGGCGTAGAGAGAgtttgggggtgagtggggggtggGAACAACTGCTCCcttaaaaaaatacacaacttCCGTGAAAAGTGAGAAGGCAGGCAGTCAAAAGAAA is a genomic window containing:
- the trarg1a gene encoding trafficking regulator of GLUT4 1 gives rise to the protein MALNEDAAFDNLGGSGHTASTKEHQETEKLLNISATNLGNGIKDSKAFPASPPSGKKAESEPNGHGVASFSSESMSKIGVPPASPSRVSLGRASSTVTTSGQDQSPPRDYLLLAIVSCFCPIWPINIVALVYSIMSRNSLQQGDVDGARRLGRLARLLSIVAIVMGALIIITYCVVNFAVTA